Genomic window (Lutra lutra chromosome 2, mLutLut1.2, whole genome shotgun sequence):
CACACTCTGGATTGGCCACTGACAATCCTCAGTGTAGGTCCTGGTAATTTGGTGAGTGTAAATGGTCTCTCTTCCAAGCTACCTGCCATTCTTCTCTGTAACCGACAGAGACTCTAAAGTGAATGAgtggttttttgtctttttttttttttaaccatatttttttcttcgCTTTTTGCTCTTAGTGAAATTGTGACAAGGCATTAGGACCACAacctcctctctccccaactcTTGAAAAAAACACTTTCAGATACTTCTTACTAACATGTAAATGACTAACAGTAGTATCATCTCTACTTCCCACCATATTCCAGACACCTGGTTTCTCCCagcttctaggatttttatgtctCTTTGCTTTGATACATGTTGTCATCTgcccaaagtgtcttcattctgtctcttttcttACCTAAGAATATTCTTTCCAAAATCCAGCTCCAGTAATACCTCTTCCATGAAGTTCAACCAGAGTTCTTCCAGCAGCTTCCACCTTCTTTTCCTGTTTACACTGGGGTTTTCATCACAGGACACTGTACTTAACCAAGCTTCTCTCCCCCAGGCCAGAAATGAACCCCTAAAAATCAGTGGTCTCACATATAGCAAGAAGAGATGCCCAGCTCTGACCTGAGTCAGTAGAGGGCGTTCCTCTAGCTTGTGGACTTGGTTTTACAGAccttctgggttcaaatccttccttccttcttaccaTCTGTGAGAccctgatttgtttttttaaacacaccATGCCTTATTTGACCCACCTGAAATCAGGGATCCTAATTATTACAGTGCAGTGAGCACCAAACACCACAGACCAATGGATGAAAGGATTAAGATAGGGATTTTGGAATGGGTCACATTGTGGATGACTTAGGATGAGTCATTACTTAGATATTTTTCCCCCAGATATGGGGACTATTTTGAGTTCATCgaaagtagaaataaagaaacaaaaaatggttGAACATATTAACTTTGTTAATTCAGCAGAAAGTACATTGCACTAGAATCATCACTCTGGCTCATTCAGCTCAAAGAATGGTCCTCACTGTTCATATACCCATAGCTTTGTGGGGCATGGAAACATACATTGAGGTAAAcaatctctgaaataaaaatttgaggaaatgaatataaagtaaattccaaaccacaaaaacaaaagttaCAAAATCTGTTTACATATTCCACTGCACTCTCATAGCACAAATGTTCATTTTACTCAGAGAGCTTGACAGCATACTGAAGGACTTTGACATAGCACCTCCTAAAGGACTCTGTTCTCTTTTGACTCATTAGCATGAACTGCCCTGGACCATAGTAATGAAGAATTGGCAGATAGAGCTCCAGGATTCCCCACAGTAGTCCAGGGCCATCTTTGTTTGGTTTATCAAGTCTGGGTCCTCCACACACTTTGGATCCTTGGTAGCTATGGTCTGAGTCTCCATTGAGCCCAAGGGGATATTCTCTTTGACCTTTTTCTGCTCCTTTGGGGATAACTCTTTGACCTTGCTAGGTTCCATGAGGAAGGCCTTACTGACTTTGCTCTGCTCCTTGGGAGAGGGCTCCATTAACCCCTGGGTGGGTTTCTTGTTCTGAATCAGAGTGGAGTTCACCAGCTTGAGATTGGATTCTGGAAACTTCTTTCTGCACACCCTGGTTTTCAGGATGGTTTTGGCATTCCCACAGATTACCTTCTGAGAGCGCAGGTTCCGACCTATTTGTTTCCAATAGACGTTCTTTTTGTTTGACTCTAGGCAGGAAGTTGGATTGCCAGTAAAGACACAGGAAAATTTAGTGTTCTCTCGGGTGCACTCAACCTTCAGGGTGATGCCCTCTTCTTGCTCAGTCACCACCCATCTGCAGTTGGCATGGTCTTGAGTGACAAACTTGCCTTTGGTCAGGCGTTTGGGTGGTTCAATCTGGGTCTCTCCCAGACTAGGCAATTTGGTGCCTTTGCTGACATGTCTATTCTTTACTTCCTTTTTGCCCTTCACCAGTGTCACCTGAGCAaccagaaggaggaagaagagcagggTGAGGCTATGGATCCTCATGGCTTCAGCTTGGTGGAAACCTGTTTGACAAGAGCAGGTGTGTCAGTGTTGGGCAATAGTTCAGCAATGCAGAGCTGCAGGGTAATCCTCCCTCTACACTGACATATGCCTCATTGCTTGGAGGTGAGATCAAGAATCCTGGCTCCTGGAATTATTAGACCAGCAGctcatttcttcatattttggcTTGAATTGAGTCCTGAATGTTAAAAACCTCCTACTCTTCCACCATTTCTTCACCACTCTCTGAGCCAAATAAACTCTCATTCACTACTCCTTTACTCCTATGTTTGCTCGCCCActcactccctcactccctcactccTTCAATTACTCATTAAACAAGCATTTATGGAATATCTACTCTATACCATGCACtagactagatttttaaaaaaatggtggaaGAAAAGATAGCACTTCTATTTAACACCTGCTGTATGCTATTACCTTGACCACTATTTGATTCTCCCTTGCATAATCCACTCAAGAGCTGTTCCtggtaagtaaaaataaatcacccCCAGGTAACAGATGTGGCAGCTCAGGCTCACACTGGTAAATGAATTGTTCAATATCCCATATTGGGCAAGTGACAAAATGGGAAAGGAGCTAGAACTTATCTCTTTGGCTTTTATACCACCAACTTTGCTCACCTCTTGCATTTCAACTTTACTCCCTCCTTTGGAAATATTGACAACAAATAAGAAAGTTACAAACTACTTAGGGTTTCGTTTGGCATAGTTCATGATAAGATGATTCATACCATTAGTGctccattttaaaagtaatatagaTTTTGCTTGTATAAGGGAGAGACCCAGAAAATGGTTCAGAATGTATTTCCATCCTGGGTTTGTGGTCTTTCCTCAGAACTGAAAAAGGGAGATAGACAGTCACAGGTATGTGGGCTCCTGAATGAAGGGTGGATGGGGGCCTAGGTACAACATGTAAAGACCTAGTTGTTCATCAGGGCATTGAGACTCAGCCCGCATGGTTCCTGATAGGATCTTGAAGTCCTCAGTGTAGTGAGAAGAAAGGTGGGGAATCAAACTCTTAACAGAACCAGACTCTTACCTTATTCGGAGTATGCAGATCCAATGTAATCTCAGATGTGGGAGTGAGGTGAGCTTGTAGGCTTACGGCAGTCTCATCTGCTGTGGCAGGCAAGGAAGGCCCTTTTTATTGAATCCTTGGCAGATGAATTTTATAACACACACCCCTGTCTATCTTTATCACACTCCTCCCAGTCAGGCCCCTTGGGAGGAAGCCAGTTACTGCAGGGAAAGTGGTTGGTGTAATCCTGTGGGAGGAGGTATATGTAGGGCATTATACCTGCTTCCTTCAAGTCCTTCCCTGTCCCCCAGTGGCCAGGGTAGGAGGGCAGCTCAGCCTTACAAAGACCCTTCTTGATGGGATGAGGACCCCAGCAGCAATATCTGCGGGGCAATAGCAAAACTGTCATAGCTTCCAACGCCTGTACTGCTTATTTTACCAAAAGCTCTCCCTGAATTCCCAATACACCCACCCCACAATACAGTAACCAGGACTcctatcattttacagatggaaaattGGAGCTTATTATATTTAGGGattgttcaaggtcacaaagctgagAGGATGAGGAGTCCAGAGTTGAACACTGGGACTACCCACATGCAGTCTGATTGTTCCTACTGTCTCTCTCAAGAAATGTTTGTGAATGATTGCCTGAAGCTGAGGAAGCCATCTTGGTTTCCGAGTCTATTTTCACAGAGGCACCTGAAGTTACTGTGTGGACAGAAGAATCCATGGGCTCTGAAAGGCTGGTAAAGAGCGAATTCCTGGTCTGGGGAATTTCTGCTGAAATCACCTTCAGGTCACACACAAGGATTTCCCTCTGGTCAGCCTTCCATAAGCAGAGTCTTATACTAGAATGACCTACATGGAATCCTGGAGATGGCATTTTAGTTGTGTGAGCTTCCCCAACcaattaacctctctgaacctccattTGTTCATCTACAGATTGCTGACAACAGTAGTACTTTATTTTGGGCtcatactaaatattttatggGGCTAAACTGTTCACATAAAATGAAGCAGAACAGATTTGGCTCATAATGGGGTTTCAAGTTGTGTTCATTAAAAACAGATGTGCTTGTTTTTCACAACTAGCATACTGAAGGAGACTCATTTCACAAAGATGTGGACTTCACTACATTTTGTCGCCTCACTTTTTATGATATTTGGgcacaagaaattttttttttctttttaactcaagTATAAGGAAACAATAGCACCAGACTGAAAGTAAATGCCAACTGACCCTTGTTTTTGGGACAGGGACAATAAAAATGGTGGAGACTGTGGTAAACTGGGTAGTCCTGATAAACTAAGTGTCAACACCCAGCATCAAATAACTGAGAACATGTTGGCATGGGGGTCAGCATTTTCAGAcctcatgaatttttttcatatatacatttgtaaaaataaaagcagagactTGATGTACTTTTAAGAAATAGAGTAACATCCAGATGTATGGATATGAAATTAAGTTGGCAtctaatagaaattttttaagaatattgtCCTGACCCACAATAAAGATACCAAAAGTCATAACTATGGTGGGCTTCTTCCAGCCTGTTTGGGAattccaaggtcacagagatatAGATATCGACTGGGTCACTCCATGGTTCAAGGAATTTCTTCACGAATTTCATTAGATGTGGTTATTTCCTCCAAACTCCAAGCTTTTTGTAAAATAGGATCACCCCAAGATCCATCCTCATTGTCCTGAACA
Coding sequences:
- the FGFBP1 gene encoding fibroblast growth factor-binding protein 1, which gives rise to MRIHSLTLLFFLLLVAQVTLVKGKKEVKNRHVSKGTKLPSLGETQIEPPKRLTKGKFVTQDHANCRWVVTEQEEGITLKVECTRENTKFSCVFTGNPTSCLESNKKNVYWKQIGRNLRSQKVICGNAKTILKTRVCRKKFPESNLKLVNSTLIQNKKPTQGLMEPSPKEQSKVSKAFLMEPSKVKELSPKEQKKVKENIPLGSMETQTIATKDPKCVEDPDLINQTKMALDYCGESWSSICQFFITMVQGSSC